The Erigeron canadensis isolate Cc75 chromosome 1, C_canadensis_v1, whole genome shotgun sequence genome segment TCCCCCCTCAATCCTTATTTTTGAAAAGATCTTTAAAACCAAGTTTTGAACTTAACATATTGTGCTGAGCAAAGCTAAGACTTTTGGTAAAAATGTCAGCAACATTATCTTTGGAACCAAGTTTAACCACTTTAATAAGCCCTGCACAAATTTTTTTCCCTTACAAGATGTAAATCAATTTCCAAGTGTTTTGTTCTTTCATGAAAAACTGGGTTACCAGCTATCTGAATAGTAGATTTGTTATCACAAAAGATCTTAACAGGAAGAACACTTTTAACATTTAAATCATTAAGCAGTTTTATGATCCAAAGAACTTCACAAGCAACTGTTGCTAAGGCCCTATATTCTGCTTCAGTAGAAGATCTAGCAACAGTTTGttgctttttacttttccaGGAAATTAAGGAACCATTTAAAAATACACTAAATCCTGTTACAGATCTTCTAGTGTTCAAACATCTTCCCCAATCagaatcaacataaaaaactaaattaaagtgATTGCTTTTAATGAACTCAATACCTATCCCTGGATTCAATTTTAAATACCTTAAAACTCTGAAAGAAAGTTTCAAATGCTCTTCAGTGGGAGCATGCATAAATTGACTTAGAGCATGAACAGAGTAACTAATATCAGGTCTAGTAAGAGTGAGATAGATAAGCTTACCAATGAGTTTTTGATAGACAGAAATACTACTCAATGGTTTATCATTGGCAGAACTTCTAGATATAGTAAAATTTACCTCCATTGGAGTGTTCATTGGTTTGCATCCTAGCAATCCAAACTCATGAAGCAGTTCTAAACAATACTTTCTTTGAGAAAGATACAAGTTATTGTCATCATACAAAACCTCAATACCTAGAAAGTACTTCAATTTCCCTAagtcttttattaaaaatttagttttGAGAAACTCTTTAACTTTGTCTATTTCATGAATCATGTTACCTGTTACTACTATATCATCCACATAGACAAGAAGAACAACAAACATAGAATCctttttataagtatataaagaATAGTCATTTTTACTTTGCTCAAAACCATATTCAATAAGAGACTCATTAAGTTTTTCATTCCATTGCCTTGGGGCTTGTTTTAAACCATATAAAGACTTAACCAATTTGCATACTTTACTACTATCAGAATTGTAATATCCTTCAGGCAATTGCATGTAAACATCTTCATACAAGTCACCATATAAGAAGGCATTGCTAATATCTAATTGAAATAATGGCCAACTATTATTAACAGCAATAGCTAATAAACACCTCACAGTTACCATTTTAACAACAGGTGAGAAAGTCTCATCATAATCAAGACCTTCTCTTTGATTATAACCTTTAGCTACAAGTCTAGCTTTGTATCTCTCAATCTCACCAttagctttatatttaattttaaatatccATTTACATCCTATAGGCTCTCTTCCACTAGGAAGATCAACAATATCCCAAGTATGATTTCTATGTAAAGCTTCCATTTCATTGTTCATAGCTTGAACCCAATTAATATCTTTAAATGCTTCAATAAAGCTTTTTGGTTCAGTACTCTTATTCAAACTggttataaaacaaaaatttttagaattAAGTTTTGAATAAGTAACAACCTTATCAATgccatattttattttactatccAAAACATAATCCTCAAGATTTTTTGGTAAATTAGAAGTTCTATTAGATCTTCTAAGATTGGCAACATCATTTACTGTATCTTGTATCTTGCATGACAGGCTCATTAAATTCATTTCCAACAACACCCTCAGAATTATTTTCATCTTCAGAATGTGTTGCACTTGACTCATGCCTTGTAGTAGAACTAGAAGTGTCAGGGTTACTTCTAGGACTGCCAGACAAGTTAGAATCATTGCCATCACATTCAGAATTATCCTTCTCATCATCATAGGGTATATAGCCATTGTCATTGTCTTTGCCAAAATCCCAGAAGTTAAGATGATTAAGGTCATTATTTAAACCAGTTTCTTTATCtagaattttcattttaaaaggaTAAACAGTTTCATAGAATTTGACATCTCTGGAAAATTGAATAGTTTTAGTATCTAAACTATAAAGTTTATAGCCTTTTTTTGAATTAGCATAACCAagaaaaacacattttttaGCTTTAGAACTAAATTTATTAGAATTGTTAAGAATAGTAGCATAGCAAAGACAACCAAATGACTTTAAATGACACAGAGAAGGATCATCATTATAGATCATATAATAAGGAGAAACACCATTTAGCACAGAAGAAGGAAGTCTGTTAATCAAATAAGTTGCAGTGAGAATACACTCAGACCACATATAAAGAGGAATTCCCCCTTGAAACATAAGAGATCTTGCTACATTAAGCAAATGTCTATGTTTCCTTTCTACAATACCATTCTGTTGAGGGGTATAAGCCATGGTAGTTTGATGAGATATACCTTTACTAGTACAAAACTGCTTCATATTTTGATTAACAAACTCTGTACCATTACCAGACCTTATAATTTTAACTTTCTTCTCAAATTGGTTTTCAAGAATTAAAACATATTCTTTAAAGTTTTGAAACACTTCATCTTTGGATTTGATAAGAAAGGTCCAACCAGCCCTTgagaaatcatcaacaatagtgAGAAAATATCTATACCCTTCCCTGCTAGGAACCCTATATGGCCCCCATAAGTCTAAATGAATAAGATCCCCAAGAGATTTAGACACATGATCACTTAAAGGAAAAGGCTCTCTGGTTTGTTTAGCCTTGTGACATATATCACAAGGTTGTTTGTTTGAGGTCACATCAATTTTTAACTTATGTTTAAGAATTTGTAAAACTTGATCAGCAGGATGACCTAATCTGCTATGCCACAAAGATTGAGACACATAACAAGTAGTTGCACTAAAATTAGACACACCTTGACAAGTagaatcatcatcaacaacatatAAACCTCCAGTTTGACTACTAGTCCATAGAGTTGTTCTTGTCTTCAAATCCTgaatataacatttattttcaTCAAAACCAATCAACCTCTTACTATCTTTTGCAAGTTTATGTATACTTAAGAGATTTACACAATATTCAGGTATTACAAGAACATCAAACAAGGTGACCATACTATTAAGTCTTAGATTTCCAATTTTGACAATTTTGGCTTTAGTTACATTTGGGTGTCCAACAGTAAGATTAAGATCAGATACATCAACACTATTTTCAATATTATTTGAACAAAAAGTCATGTGCTGATTAGCACCAGAGTCAGATATCCACCCATCATGTTTAACTTTATTACTTTCATTTGAAGCACAAAAGAACTTGTCAAAATTCATGTTAAAATAAGCATTTGCATTATAAAAAGTACCTGCCATGTTGGCATGATTTCCAGAGATACTAGGTTTATCACTCAAAAGATTCATAAGCTTGGTCATCTGTTCATCAGTTAAAgaaatagaagaagaagaaggaacaGAACTAGAACAACCAGCATTGCCCTTTTCAGAAACAACATTGTTATTGTAAACAGGTTTTTTAGTTAATTGAGAGTTTTGAAAAACAGCAGGTTTCTTCTTGTAACCAGGTGGATAACCAACTAACTCAAAATATCTATCAATAGTATGACCAACACTTTTGCAATGAGTATAATTCAGATTAGTATTTGGACCTCTATTGACAAAGTTATTACTATTATATCTTCTCTTATTATCCACAAATTTAGAAACAAAAGCACTAGAAGTAGACTTACTAGACACATGATTCACAGAAGCATTTTTATGAGACTCTTCTCTAGAAAACAATGCATATGCACTTTTAACAGATGGAAGAGGATCATTAGTAAGAATCTGACTCCTAGTAGAACTATAAGAATCATCAAGACCCATAAGAAATTGCATAAGTTTTATTAATTGACTATGATCTTGAAATTCTTTAGCAGCATGACAAACACATGTAGGCAATTTAACCAAAGCATCAAAGTGTTTCCACATGGAATTAAGCTTATGATAATATTCAGACAAAGTAGTTCCATTATGGCACAGAGTATTAATCTTGCTATGCAAATTGAAAGTAACCACACCATCAACTTTGTCATAAGTTTCTTTTAATTCACTCCAAACAACAGGagcattttttgaaaaaatttgaccaaGAAATAACTCTTAAGTAACACAATTAAGAATCCAAGATAATACAACAGCATTACACCTATCCCATTGTTGAGCTAACACTTCATTATCCAGAGGTCTAACACAAGTTCCATCTATAAATCCTTTTCTATTTTTAGTTTCCAAAGCAAGAAGCATAGCACAACTCCAAACATTATAATTCTCAGTTCCTTTTAATTTCAGACTAATAAGAGGTGTGTTTGTGGTGTCACTAGCATGCAGATAAGGTGGATTCCCAAAATCTAACTTACTTATCTTAGTATTATGCATTTCAAAGTCATTTTCATGATCAGATTCTTCATTATGAACAGAATTAGGTGGTGTATTACCATGAACAGAACCAGGAGGAGTATTAAccattttaaaaacacaaataaaatcacaaataatatcaaataatcAAATAACAGAGTCAAACCACACAAGagacaaataataataaaaaataatcagataaacacaaataaatcaaataagagAATAAGCAGACCAAATAAGAGACAACTATTCCACAAAAAACTTATTAaacttttaagaaaagatttttgaaaagaaattctATTCTCACGAAGATGTCAGGGACCAGATTCCTAAGTCTCTGAAAGAAGACCGGACAAGTATAACAAAATCGTTTTTATGAgcaatagaaataaaaaaaattattataaaaaataaaaataggaagAAGAAAGGGAAGAAAATTAACAATACAGTGCTTTCAGCAAAAGGAAGAGAAACCCTAGTTTTTatttgattcacttagtcaaatAAAAACCAGAATCAGAACACAGATCTCcttcttgattcacttagtcaagaaGACAGAGAAAAAAACTTGAATCAACTAGCAGCGGAATCAACAAGATCAATAACcagaaaaccctaaaaaattagggtttcttaAGATCTAAGGTTTCGAAATCGAAATACGCCCTAAATCAAATCAAACCTGAAATAGATAACACCGATCAGagtaacctggctctgataccataaaAGAAATCACAACACCTTCAAGAAGATTTAGTCGGCTTGATTTAGAccttctttattattattaaaagagtTCGATTACAAGAGAATACTAGAAAACTTATGATCTTTAAGTaatatacttaagatcaaataCAGAAAATAAAACTATATCAGATCAATTCTTGATCAAGAAGATCAACAATCGGAATATTTAATTGAGAGAAACAATATACGAATAAAAGggttttatttgtgttaaaatgaaaagaaaccCTAAATAGGGTATTTATATTATCCAACAATCTTCAAACACTGCTTCACCCCTCAGTCTTCTGATCTTGACATCTTTAGTCCTTCTACTTTCATTCCTTTTTATCCAGCTTCCAATACTTCATAAATGTACATCTCTAGTACCTACATTATCTGGAAAGTGTGTAAGTAACCCAAAAATAAGATTGTAAACTAATACTTataaatttaacaatatataacacacggttatatataaaatttgtgttTGTTATCATTGCTAAAATATGAAATGAGAATAATTATGTAACTCagtatttttgaaaaaaccCAAATATGAAAAGTGGAAATCGAACTCATGTGGAATACCTAAAAGTCAAAGACTTTTTACTAGTTAGCCAACAACCCATCAAATATTTGATTATAAAGTTCGAATTTAATTAATCCcctatataaaaaagtataatcaGTATAGGTGTTGTGTGTTCTTAGATTTCTTGTTTTGGCTCATTATATGTTTATTGGTTGTGACAAAAACCAATTCAATAATGCATGTTAGGTGTTGGATGAGGTAAAGAGACTAGTTGACAAATACAGGAATGATGACATTAGCTTAACATTAACTGGACATAGCATGGGTGGAGCAATAGCAGCTTTGAATGCAGTGGATATAGTCTTCAACGGACTCAACAAGCTATCCGTGACACCGCCCAAGTCTTGCCCAGTGACCGTCTTTGCGTTTGCTACTCCTAAAGTAGGAGACGACGGGTTCAAGAAAGTTTTCACTTCAATGAATAATCTTTATTGTTTACGCATTAGCAATGTGCCGGATTTGGTTCCAAAATACCCTATAATAGGGTTTGAAGATGTTGGGAGTGAGCTAGTAATCGATACGGCAAAGTCTTCATACTTGAAGCAACCAGGGCATCCTGGAACCTGGCATAACATGGAGGCATATATGCATGGAGTTGCCGGGGTACAAGGCATTTTGGGTGGGTTTAAGCTAGAAATTGATCGCGATTTGTCGCTTATAAACAAGTTTGGTGATATTTTACTAGATAAATATGGAGTGCCTGGTTCTTGGTGGACTGATCAGAATACTGGTATGGTTCAAAGACAGGATGGAACCTGGGAGCTAAAAGATCATGAAGAGGATAgtgattattaattaatttgaaatCTTTCATTGAGGTGTATACGTTTTACATTATTCTATCatgttgtttctttttattcGTACTTGGTTGTTATGCTAATTGGTTGCTTTGACATGAACAATGTTTAAGTTTTATGTTGGATTTACATAGTGTATTTTTGTATTATGTCAAGTGGCAAAGCcagaattaatatattggatGGGCCAAAACTATACGATGAATAAAAGCTAAAAATTGTTCAAAGAAACaagtaaacaaaattaaaaaaagtacaaTAAACTTATTACACAATTATTTAGAAAGTTTTAGCTGAGCATCAAGtcctttacaaaaaaaataacaatataaataatatgcTCGATCTACTAAAACAGAATAAGCACAAACCATGAAAATCAAAGCTAAAATAACAACCCTTCTACAATATACCACAAACAAATTGAATAATCAAGAGAACCcacaaaaaccaaaatcaaaataaacatactaaacataaattatacaatcgaaacatatatctgtaataacacgatttctactcttgattcgatctcaacaatggcggttcaagtgtgtgtgttcttggtgtgtttagtgtgtgtgattttctagagagagagagagagaggatctgaattaagttgtatgtaagAATGTATCAAaaagcttatgatttctaaggagttgagggtatttatagtctaaatctacaattaagctaactgacactcctagtccctcatccttagaaatcatttcaccatgtcttaacaacaactaagtccactaatttaaattacaatttatcactatttttggatttctaacattctcccccttagtgatatattgtaatgaatgaagtacatgttattttgtcttgtaggaatcaagttgatgagcccgattgtgaagacaattggtgtgatgaaacaagtcttcaaagctttctcatcgtctctggagaacttgaatcaatcttggtcttggacttcttgaagttaaaacatgatgaaattctcaatgttctttttgaacagagaataaaatgaatgagtctagaatctttaaaaattgttgaaccatgaatcagagttatCTTTTGAAGTGCGGTAGGTATAAaattggctttggttcttcaatcttcgattcttgaatgaaaatttgtttccttggaatgaagtaccaaaaacttaaactctcccccttgatatatgcattgaagcttcttgatcaagtattattatatgactttgaagatcttgaatgaaatgtgttgatgaagacacTTTCGAAGCTTTACTTcattgtcttgaatcttccaatcaatctttcaacttttgtagctttgatctttgtcattttgccTTAAACattttggagagtaaacttttgaacaagaCTTGAATTAATCATGTTCCCCCttaattcatgagtgtaagcattttggagcatctttgaacatcatatctttatatttgtaattatcctttttcaagtcaagaactcaattctgaaagtttgagctcaattgactgaaatttcattaattgcaagttttcccatcaatcccataaaatattctctcttatcttttatccaTAACCTCCACtcactcactacaaccttcttactaactccatgtttgcacaaatcaagctcaaaaattttctttctcaatcaatgataatctttttctccccctcataatgataAAGTTGGAAACcattgtcattatgcaaaccCAATTCAATAGTCCTAACCCAAAGAAttctaagggtaactaaaatgtaaggttgaagttgttgatacaaatgttatagtatgatattggtggtttttgtgtttgtgagatgagaaaagGAAAAActggataaggatgatccgttaacatgttcaaaaatcaaaaagattaatgaaatgaccgaaagaaatgtatgacaattttcggatttcctatgtatcattgaattatgcataaaacaattttctaacatagttcggtcttgtagcttttcaactacgagattgcttcaaagaatataaatcatggtcagtgtcacctaaagTGTttgataaccacaatctattatccttaaagactatttaggaaacatccgaggtcactgatagacttctcgtttactcaaaCAATTACACTcgtgcaattatgagacctacgttcaacgttggaaaatatattagcattggtaggattttcatttgatcatcgtggaatatcattgaagatatcactacaaatgttctggctatatcacatagatatgcaatagtatcacaaagatatgactcgaaagtgtcttaagaaaatgaaaatgatcaaatgaatgatcgagcaagatagctctagacacaatgtgatcaaatgaagtcggggactggagcagaatgtctcccttttcaatatcaacatcttccaaatgaagagtcaatagacatgtgaaaaatctccgtgagaaatgaaacaagtatttattaagaaacacttgagtggttaggtaaagatgtgcaacgcttcactgggttcatgaagtctttatcaagatatcaacaaatgacttccgatagaaatgtgttgtacccggcgatttgagagttttttgGAGAAGggtgtcatttcttttaacccttttctcacaacatatcaccataacctctcacttttcgaatttactccctccatcctatttgcacgaaaccatcatcactcaaaatacctttacaatctaatgaaagaattgaatactccggggttagaacttatcggtgatgatgaagttcatggagtgaatgaatctctcaagtgcaaactaaacaccgaacttcaattgatgagaatcatttgaaaatcatcaaatgtgtgtaagaaaatgatttgaaacacatttgaagttttgaaatcacaaactccccctgaatctatgcaaaggtagatcttaaAGAATTTTTATAGAACatgtagagcaaaaattggtttttatgaagtcaaaaaaaataaaatctcatgtgatatatacatggaaaaaaaaattgagaatcTAAAAATGAACAagtttttaagaaacacaaagttttgcgtcaacaacaatgttcatagtaagactactagagagtacacaaaggcgttcaatccttcgcatcttacatcaacaagtttgatgcaaataaaacatttacgcacaaatttaactcaatcaattattcaagatgagacaactagggagtacacaaaggcgttcaatccgtcgcttctcatgtcaacaattgagagtaacaaaatcttttgataagaaaaataattcttttgaaaaaaaaataaaactttttaagaacgggttatacacagagtatgtataagccattttgaaataaataaatcgtttaagcacgggttacatacagagtatatgtaaaccactaagatataaaagaaaaaagaataaagaaaaatctttttgttatttttccaaaattttatatttttgtatttgatttttgtcttttcaaattttgtatttttgtttttcaaaatttatcaagaacaaaataagttaaggttcaagatttaacatgccaagcttagagataagaaagttaaaccttttctcatccagtggtttagtgaacaaatctgcaagctgatagtcagttcccacaaaatagagttcgatgtcacctttctcaatatgatctttgagaaaatgatatctcacatctatatgctttgatcgagagtggtttactgagttgactgcaatagcaatggcactttaagagtcacaatagatgggaatatgatcatttttcagaccataatcagtaagctgagttttcatccataacacttgagcacaacaactagccgcagccacatattcagcttcagctgttgatagtgacacacaattttgtttcttggaagaccaactcacaatcttatcacccaaaaattgt includes the following:
- the LOC122598181 gene encoding phospholipase A1-II 1-like, producing MGGAIAALNAVDIVFNGLNKLSVTPPKSCPVTVFAFATPKVGDDGFKKVFTSMNNLYCLRISNVPDLVPKYPIIGFEDVGSELVIDTAKSSYLKQPGHPGTWHNMEAYMHGVAGVQGILGGFKLEIDRDLSLINKFGDILLDKYGVPGSWWTDQNTGMVQRQDGTWELKDHEEDSDY